The Osmerus eperlanus chromosome 22, fOsmEpe2.1, whole genome shotgun sequence genome window below encodes:
- the LOC134008430 gene encoding CDGSH iron-sulfur domain-containing protein 3, mitochondrial-like, protein MSIIMSETIGIWVTTTLRQPWILSKIAAPKAQLSTLPSEPVIASKKPLKVELVGGKRYSWCTCGHSKKQPFCDGAHKTKAQGLAPLRFVPEQDSTAWLCGCKYTNNPPYCDGTHKQDFIKSAQIPDQTNC, encoded by the exons ATGAGCATAATAATGTCAGAGACGATCGGCATATGGGTCACGACAACCTTGCGACAACCTTGGATATTATCGAAAATAGCGGCTCCGAAG GCCCAGTTATCCACTCTCCCCTCAGAGCCAGTCATTGCTTCCAAAAAGCCTTTGAAGGTGGAGCTTGTTGGTGGAAAACGTTACTCATGGTGTACTTGTGGACACAGTAAGAAACAG CCTTTCTGTGACGGTGCGCACAAGACAAAAGCCCAGGGCCTCGCGCCTCTACGGTTCGTCCCCGAGCAGGACTCCACGGCGTGGTTGTGTGGCTGCAAGTACACCAACAACCCTCCTTACTGTGACGGCACACACAAGCAGGACTTTATCAAATCCGCCCAGATACCGGACCAGACCAACTGTTGA